Within Sorangiineae bacterium MSr11367, the genomic segment TGGCGGCGGCGTAGTTGGCCTGGCCCGCGCCGCCGAGGACGCCGGAGATGGAGGAGAAGAGGACGAAGGCGGAGAGATCGAGGTGCTGGGTGAGCTCGTGCAGGTGGAGCGCGGCGTCGAGCTTGGAGCGCAAGACCGAGTGCAAGCGCTCGGGGGTCAGGGCGGTGAGCAGACCATCGTCGAGGGCACCCGCGGCATGCACCACGGCCGTGAGGGGGTGCTCGGCGGGGATGGACGCGAAGAGCGCTTCGAGCGCAACCCGGTCGGCGACGTCGCACGCGGCGAGGGTGACATGGGCGCCCTTGGCCTCGAGATCGCGTTTCAGATCGAGGGCGCCCGGTGCGAGAGCGCCTTGGCGCGAGGTGAGAAGCAGATGCGAGACGCGATGCGTATCGACCAAATGATGCGCGAGGCGTTTGCCCAGGGTGCCGGTGCCGCCGGTGATGAGCACCGTCCCTTCGCCACCGAGGGGCCTCGGCAGCGTGAGAACGAACTTCCCGACGTGATGGGCTTGCGCAAGGGCGCGGAAGGCCTGGGGTGCACGTCGCATGTCCCACGCCGTGACCGGAGGCGGCCGAAGGACGCCGCGCTCGAAGAGGGCCACCAGCTCCGTGAGCATCTGCTGGATGCGCACGGGGCCGGCATCCACGAGATCGAAGGCTTGGTAGGCGACACCGGGATGCTGGGTCGCGACCACGCCCGGCTCGCGGATATCAATCTTGCCCATCTCGATGAATCGTCCACCGCGGGGCAGGAGGCGAAGGGACGCGTCGACGAACTCGCCCTTGAGGCAGTCGAGAACGACGTCCACCCCGCGGCTTTGCGTGGCCCGGAGAAAGTCGGTCTCGAAGTCGAGCGAGCGCGAAGACGCGATGTGCTCCGAGTCGATGCCGGCATCGCGCAGGCTCGGCCACTTGGCCGGGCTGGCCGTCGCAAAGATCTCGGCGCCAAGGCTTTGCGCCACTTGGACAGCGGCCGTTCCCACGCCGCCCGCCGCAGCGTGCACGAGCACCCGCTCTTGGGCCTGGAGTTGCGCGAGTTCGACGAGGCCGTAGTAGGCGGTGAGAAAGATGACCGGGACGGAGGCGGCTTGCAGAAACGACCAGCCCGCGGGGATCCGGATGATGGTGCGGTGATCGGCGACGGCGACGGGCCCAAACGCAGAGGAAAAGATGCCCATGATCCGATCGCCGGGGGCGAAGAGCCGGACGTCGGGGGCAACCTCGGTGACGATACCCGCGCCTTCGGTGCCGAGCGGCCCCACGTCCCTGGGGAGCATTCCGAGCGCGTCGAGGACATCACGAAAATTGAGCCCGGCGGCGTGAACGGCGATGCGGACCTGGCCAGGAAGGAGAGGCGCGGAGGCGTCGGGATGCGGAGCGAACGTGAGGCTCTCGAGGGTCCCCTTGCTCGGAATGTGGAGGCGCCAGGTCGTGTCGGCCGGTACGATGCGTGCCTCGTCCGGAACCGAGCGCGCAACCCGCGGAACGAACCGGCGGCCCTCGCGAAGTGCGAATTGAATCTCGTCGCCCTCGAGCGCGGAACGGAGGGCTTCGCGCGAGGCGGCGTCGTCGTCGATGTCGACGAGGACGATGCTGCGGTCGGGATTCTCGGTCTGCGCGGAGCGAACCAGCCCCCAAATGGGAGCATGGCAAAGATCGAGGACGTCTTCATCGACGAGCGTGGCGATGGCGCGCTCGGTGAGGACGACCAGTCGGCGCGAAGCAAGGCGCTCGTCGGCGAGCCAGGCTTGCAGGAAGGCGAGCGCGTTGGCCGTGGCTTCGTGGGCGTCGGCGATGCGCTGCTCGGTCGTTCGGGCGCCGTTCGGGCGTGTCGTTTGCGCGAACACGACCACGTCCGGCGCGTCATCTCCAAGGTTCGCGAGATCGGCGACGCCTTCGACGCCTTCAACTTGCATCCAGCGTGACGGCGCGCTGGGCGATGCATCGAGGGGCAGCTCCGTCCACTCGATGCGCAAGAGCGCATCGTCACGGTGGACGCCGGCGCCGCGCAACTGCTCCGGTGACACGGAGCGCGTGACGAGCCCTTCCACCGAGGCGACGGGCTCGCCCGTGGCATCGGCAACTGCCAGCGAAAGGGTGTTTCCATCGAGGCGTTCGAGGCGCACCCGCAGGCTTTCCGCGCCGAGGGCGCGCAACGCGATGCCCGTCCACGAGAACGGCAACACGATATCGGCCGCGCCATGAATGTCCTCGAGCCCGATCGCGTGCAGTGCGGCATCGAGCAGCGCAGGATGGAGACCAAAACGGTCGGCGTCCGCCGCGCCCACGGGAAGCCGAACCTCCGCGAAGATCGCGTCGCCCAGCTTCCAGGCGCCGGAGAGCCCCTGGAAATCGGGCCCGTACACGAGCCCCGCGGCGGCGAGTCGCGCGTAGAGCCCATCGAGCACGAGGGGCGTGGCACCCGCGGGAGGCCAGGCGCGAAGATCGAACGCCGGCGCAGGCTCGCCCGGTGTCGCAGGGGCGAGAATCCCCGTGGCGTGCGTCGTCCAGGGCGCGCCATTCGGAGCATCCTCGGATCGACTGTAAAGGGTGAGCGGTCGCCTCCCGGTGGCGTCGAACGCACCGACAGCGAGCTGCAGAAGGACGGCGGCTCCTTGGGGCAGCGCGAGCGCCGTCTGCAGGGTGAGCTCGTCGACGCGATCGAGCCCGACGCGGTGCGCGGCGGCGAGGGCAAGCTCGACGAACGCCGTGCCGGGCAAAATGACGGTGCCGAAAACGGCGTGGCCCGCGAGCCAGGGGTGCTCGCCGAGCGACAAGCGCCCCGTGAAGAGGAAGCTATCCTGGTCGGCCAACGCGACCGCCGCGCCCAGCAGCGGGTGCTCGGCGGAAGCCAACCCCGCGGAGGCGACATCCGTGTTTCGGGTGTGCGCGGCATCGAGCCAGAATCGTTCGCGCTGGAAGGCGTACGTGGGAAGCTCGACGCGGCGAGCGCGGAAGGGCCGGAAAAAGGCTTTCCAATCGAGCTCGTACCCGCGCGCGAAAAGCTCGGCGACGGAGAGAAGGAGCCGGCCGAAGTCGCCGTCGTCGCGACGAAGGGAGCCAATGGCGACCGGTGTGGCCTCGACCGGCGAGCTCTCGAGCGTCTGGTGGAGGGCGAGCGTGAGGACGGGATGCGGGCTGACTTCGACGAAGAAGTGATGCCCGCCCTCGAGCAGGGCGAGGCTCGCGTCGTGGAAGCGGACCGTCTGGCGCAGATTTCGGAACCAATAGGCCGCGTCGAGCTCGACGCCGCCGAGGGCCGAACCCGTGACCGTGGAGTACAGCGGAATGCTCGAAGCGCGCGGCGTTAGCCCCTCGAGCTGGGCCAAAAGCTCGTCGTGGACGGCATCGACGGCGGCGCAATGGGAGGCGTAATCGACGCGGACCTTTCGTGCGAAGACCTGCTCCTTTTCAAGGATGCCGAGCAGCCCATCGACCGCTCCAGGCTCGCCGGAGACCACGGCGGAGCGCGGGCTGTTGAGCGCCGCAATGGACAGCTTTTCCCCGAACGGCTCCAGATACGTCGAAAGGGCATCCACCCCGAGTTCGACGGCGGCCATGGCGCCCTTGCCGGCAAGGCGCATGAGCGCGCGGCTTCGCAAGGTGACGACTTTGGCGGCGTCTTCGAGGGACAGCGCACCGGCGACATAGGCGGCCGCGATCTCGCCCTGGCTATGGCCGACGACGGCATCGGGCTCGACGCCCAGGGAACGCCAGACGGCGCCGAGGGCGATCATGACGGCGAACAGCGCGGGTTGGACGACGTCGACGCGGTCGAGGGAGGGCCCCTCACCGCGAAGAACCGCGAGGAGCGACCAGTCGACGTACGGAGCGAAGGCGCGCTCGCACGCCTCGATCTGCTCGCGGAAGACCTGGGAGCTCTCGAGCAAGGGCAGGGCCATGCCGACCCACTGCGAGCCTTGCCCGGGAAAGACGAAGACGACCTTGCCATCGCCCGTACGAACGCCACGCGCCGCGCACTCCGGTGTCCGTCCCTGCGCGAGCGCGTCGAGACCGGCCATGAGCTCGGCCCGGTCCCGAACCACGAGTGCGGCCCGGTGATCGAAGTGAGACCGCGTGGTGGCGAGGGAAGCCGCGACGTCGACCAGCTCGAGCTCCGGGTGGGCCTCGAGGTGGGCATGCAGCCGCCGCGCCTGAGCAAAGAGCACGGCTTCGGCCTTGGCCGAAAGCAACATGGGAAGCGCTGCGGGCAAAGGCGAACGCGCAGGGGACTTCGAGCCCGCCGCGCCGGGAGCGGGGGCTTCCTCGAGGATGACGTGGGCGTTGGTGCCGGAGATGCCGAACGAAGACACTCCCGCACGACGCGGCACGTTCCATTCGGGCCAAGGCATCGCCGCACGCGGAACGGCGACCGCAACGTCTTGCCATGCGATCCGCGGGTTCAACTCTTCCGCATGGAGATGAGCGGGAATGCGCCCGTGCTGGAGGGCCAAAACGGCCTTCAGCAAGCCGGCGATGCCCGCGGCGTATTCGAGATGCCCGACATTGGTCTTCACCGACCCGAGGAGCACGGGCTCGCCGTCTTTCCGGTCACGGCCATAGACCGCGCTCAATGCCTCGACTTCGATCGGATCGCCGAGGGGCGTACCCGTGCCGTGCGCCTCGACGTAGCCCACGGACGCAGCCTCACAGCGTGCATCGGCGAGGGCGCTGTTCAGCAGCGCGACCTGGGAGCTTCCATTCGGCACGGTGAGGCCGCTGCTGGCGCCGTCGTGGTTCATCGCCGACCCACGAATGACCGCCCAAACGCGATCGCCGTCGGCAAGGGCCTGACGGAGACGTTTGAGAACCACGACCGCGCAGCCCTCGCCGCGTCCGTACCCGTCGGCGTTCGCCGAGAACGTCTTGCAGAGCCCATCGTCCGACAGCGCGTTGCTGTTCTTCAGCCACGCGAACGTGCCCGACGACAGAAGGAGCGATGCGCCACCGGCGAGGGCGATGCTGCATTCGCCCGAGCGCAAGCTCTGGCAAGCGAGATGAATCGCCACGAGCGACGAGGAGCACGCCGTATCGACCGCAAGGCACGGGCCTTGGAGCCCCAGCACGTGCGAGATGCGGCCTGCGGCGACACTCGGCGACGTTCCCAGCCCCGCGTGCGCGTCGGCCCCGACCGAGTCCGTCGCTTGCTGCCGTGCTGCTTCGTACTCGGACGGACCGATGCCGACGAAGAGTCCCGTTTTCGTCCCGGCCAGAGCCTCCGGCACGATGGCGGCGTTCTCCAGTGCCTCCCACGAGACCGCGAGCAAGAGGCGGTGGGTAGGATCGATGCGCAAGGCCTCCCGCGGCGAGACGCCGAAGAACGCGGCATCGAACTCGGTCACATCCGAGACGAACGATGCCCGCGTTCCCGCGAGCATGGCTCGGTCGGACTCGGACCATGCCGCCATCGCCATGCGATCGACCGGGAAGGGCGCAGCCGTCGCGCGGGCCTCCTCGAGCATGCTCCAGAAGCCGCCCGCATCTCGAACGCCGCCCGGCAATCGGCAGCCGACTCCCACGATCGCGATGGGATCATCGACGGAGGCGGCGGGGATTTCCACGGACGGCATCGGCTGCGCGTCTTCCGAGAGCGAGAACGCTTCGAGCACGAAGTTCGCAAGGCGGTCGACGTTCGGCCGCGAAAACGCGATGGTCTCCGAGACGGGCTGCTCCATGCGGTCGGACAGCCGTCGCGAAAGCGCGACCATTTGAACGGAGCGCAGGCCAAGCTCCATCAGGCCCGTGCGCTCTGCACGCATTTCGCTCACAGGCCTGCCGAGAACCTCCTCGAGCTCTTGAAGGACGAGGCGGCGTGCAATGCGGAGGCGGTCACCCTGCGACGTCGCCGAAAGGACCCGTCGCCAGCCGGACGACGCCTTCTCGGTCTCCTCGGAGGCCGCCTCGCCTGCGGGCCGTACGACGCGAAGCGAGGATGCAGCGGACAACCCGTCCCAATCGATGTCGATTCCCTGAGCGTGCAGCGCCCCGAGACCGGTCATGAGTCGAGGCCAAGAGCTCTCCTTGTTGCTCAAGGACGAAAGATGAACCGCATCCGTCTCGCCGAGGCACTGCGCGGCGAGGTTGGTGAGCGTGGCGCCCAGGCCGATCTCCACGTAGGCCGTGACACCACGCCGCGCGAGCGCCTCGATCGCAGCCGCGAAGTGGACTGGCGCGAGCATGTGGCGGACCCAGTACTCGGGCTCGAAGGACTCGATTTCCCGTCCGGGCTCCACCGTGCTGACGAACGCGATCTGCGGGGGATGATGCGGCACCGTCTCGGCCGCGCGACGAAGCGGCTCGGTGGCCGCCGACATGACCGGCGAGTGAAACGCGTAGGCCGTCGCAAGCGGCGTAGTTTTGATCCCCTGGGCCGTAAGATCCCGTGTGAGCGCTTCCAGCGAAGGTGTTTCGCCGGAGAGGACCAGGCTTTCCGGCGCATTGAACGACGAGATGACGACACGCCCCGCGTACTCCGCGAGGTATGGGCCAAGTCGCTCCGCGCTCGCTTGCACGGCGCACATCGATCCCGACGGAACATGATCGTGCATCGCCCGAGCGCGCCCCACGACCAACCGCAGGGCTTCGGGCAGCGACAAAACGCCCGCGACGTATGCCGCAGCGTGCTCTCCAAAGCTGTGGCCCACGACGGCGTTCGGGTGCACTCCCCACGCTCGCCACAGGTTCGCCAGCGACACTTGGAGCGCAAACAAAGAGACGTTGTTGAGGACGAGATCGCCCGTGTCTCGGAACAAGATGTCGAGGAGTGAGGTGCCGATCAGCGGATCGGCATGCCGCGCGCACTCTGCGAGGCTCGCGCGGAAGGTCGGGCTGGTCTCGAATAGCTCACGCCCCGCGTCGGCCAGATCGGAGCCCAGCCCCGTGAACAAAAAGGCTACGACCGGGCGCCTTTTGACGAGGCTGCGCGCACCGAGCAACGGAACTCCGCCGCGCGCGATCTTTCGAAGACCGTCCAACAACGTCTCCCGATCGTCTCCGACCAACGCCGCGCGGTGCGATCCCGAGGGCGGCTCGTGGACGATCGCGCGGACATCGGTCAGCGCCGGATTCTCCCGAGCCTCTGCGGCCAGGTCCAGACCCAGTTGCACCGCACCGGCGTGAAGCTCGACTTCGGTCCCTGCGGTCAGCGTCCAGAGCTTCGCCGGCCTCTTCGTCGAGGCCAATCGCTCCGCCTCTCGGCTGCCCTCGACCCACGCCGGCACAGCGGAAAAGGCGCTATTTCGGTGGCGATACCGGACATGGAAGCTATGCCGCGTGTAGGGGATGCCGCGTTCGTCGCCGAGCGCGGAAATCGCAGCTCGCAAATCGGCATCGAAGGCCTCCCGCTGCGCCGTAGGAACGACGGAGTAGAACGTCTCCGAGCGAATTTGCCAGGCCCAATGCCGCTCCAGCGTATCGTAATGAGTCTCCGACTCCTCGTGGATGGTAAGGCCTTGCGGCTTTAGAAACGAAAAGAACTGGTCGACGACATTCCGGTCGAAGGACGCCAGCATCGACGCGGCCCGCAGCCGGGACTCGAGGCCGACGTACTTGTTCAAGACCTCACCGGTTGCCCGGGCGAATTCGCTTCCCGTGTTCACGCCGGCGAACCACAGATCGACGTCCGCATCGGCTTTGAGCACGCGCCGGACTTCCGCCGAGGCTCGCCGCTCGTCGTTTACCCAGTGGAGTGCCCAAATGCTGATGAGATAATCCACCGACGCATCGGGCAGCGGCAGCTCTTCGAACCGACCGTCGCGAAACTCGACCCGATCGATTCCCGATGCGCGGTGCTGCGCCAAAAGGCGCATCTGCTCGGCGGGCTCGATTCCGACGAACGTCGCGGACGATGGCGCGCGACCTCGAAGGTGGTGGATGGCAAGGCCCGTCCCGCATCCAACATCGACGATGAGACGATGCTTGGGGAGGAGAACGATGCGTTCATAGGCTTGCCGAGCCAGCTCGCCCCAGAACGATGTCTCGTTGGACTCTCCGTCGTATTTGTCCGCAATCGCCGAATAGCTCGTCGCCGTAGTGTTCGAAGTCATTGTCTTGGAAACTTTCAGAAGCGCGAAGGCAAGCGGGAACGTTGCCGAGTCCGACGGGCGCGGCGAGCCTTGGAAAAGCTAATCGTCCACGACGACGTGCATGTACGGCGGGAAGTCCTGAATCCTCGAGTAATCGTTCTCGAGGATCGAGACGCCGCCTTCTTTGTGGACTTCGCGGAATCCGGCAAACTTGTACGTGACGTACATCACGCGGTTCCGATCGGTGGACACGAACTCCGCGCGCAGTCGCACGCCGGCCGAGTGGGCGCGACGAATGATGTGGTTCAGGAGGACCGTGCCGACGCCGCGCGACATGACACGGCAGGACATCAGCAGCAGCTTGAGCGTGTGCACTTCTGAGCCGCGCTCGACCAGCGCGAGCCCAATCTTTCCATACGTCCCGTACTTGTCGTCGAGGCCGGCGATGTAAAGGTCGTGGGTCGTCGAGGTGCGGAAGGCATTCAGCTCCTCGTAGGAATACGTGTAGCCGGTCGCATTCAGCTGATTGGTGCGGAGCGTCAGCTCCTCGGCGCGCTGCAGATCGTCCTCGACCGCCCTCGCGATCGTGAACCGCATGTTCAGCGAGGCGAGGAAGTCGTCCGGGCTGCCCTGGTGGCCGTCCTCCACCTCCTTGCGCGTGATGTCGGCGAGGTACATCTGGCGGCGCATCCGCGAGTCGTTCGTCACGAAGCGCGGGTTCATCTCGGGCAACTGCGGCATCGAGGAGACCTCGGCTGCGTCGATGCAGCGCACCGCCGGCAGCGAGAAGCGGACCTCGTCTCGCTCGAACGGCTGATCGTCGACGAACGCGATGGTGTCGATGCCGATGTTCAAGGCCTCGGCCACCGCCTTCACCGACGAGGACTTCTCGTTCCAGTGGATCTGAGGGTGCAAGAAGTAATTCTCGAGGCCGAGCTCGCGCAGCTTTGCCATCGCCGTGGCATGGTCGTTCCTGCTCGCAATGGAGTGGAGAATGCCGCGCTCGTCCAAGGTTCGCAGCACGTCGACGACGGCGCTCCGAACCTGCACGTTGCGATCCTCGAGCAGCACGCCGTCCCAGAGCGTGTTGTCGAGGTCCCACACCACACATTTCACGGCCTTCTTCTTGTCGTCGCGCGGCGCGACCATCTCTTGTGTCACGGCTGCCTCCAAGGCGCTGTTCCTTCGCGGCGCGGCGCCGCGGCATAGTCTTGGTACCCATACTCCGCGATCGTGATCTGCTGGATCTGGGAGCTGCCTTCGATAATCTCCATGATCTTGGCGTCGCCGAGATAACGTTGCAGCGGATAGTCCCCGCTGCAGCCGTTCGCACCGTGGAGCTGGACGGCATCCGTCGCTGCGCGCATCGCCGCCGTAGAGGCGAAGTACTTCGCGATCGATGTCTGCGCCATGGCGCGGGGATCGCGCGTCTCGCGGAGCGTACCCGCCTCGACACAGAGAGCCTTCGCGGCGTGATAGCCGGTCATCATGTCGGTGATCTTTTGCCGCACGAGCTGGTGCTCACGCAGCGCGACGCCGAACTGCTCGCGGTCTCGCGTGTAGGCGATCGATGCCTCGAGGCACGCCTCGAGAATGCCGACGCAGCCCCACGCGACCGTGTAGCGACCCGAGTCGAGTGCGGCCGCTGCCACGTGCGAGGTCCCGAGGCCCGGCCGCCCCACCATGCGATCGCGCGGGACGCGGCAGCCATCGAACCGGAGGCTCGCGGTCATCGACGCCCGAATGCCGAGCAAGTCCTCGATCGGCGCGACCGAGAGCCCGGGCGTGTCCCGCTCCACGAGGTACGCCGACGGCCCCTCTTCCGATCGCGCGAACACGAGGAACAGGTGGGCGAGTTGGCCGTATGTGGTCCACGTCTTGTGGCCGGTGAGGACGACGTCATCGCCCTCGACGACCGCTCGCGTCTGGACGCTCTTGGCATCGCTGCCCACATTTGGCTCCGAGAGCGCCAGCGCACCGAGCGTCGTGCCGGACGCGAGCCTCGGAAGCCACGTCTCCTTCTGCGCGCGGCTTCCCCAGCGCAAGATGGATTGGGCCACCATCGTGTGCACCGTGAGCAGGCTTCGCAGTGACGAACAGCCGCGTCCGAGCTCACCGGCCAGGATGCCCAATGCCAGGGCCCCGTAGCCGCGCCCGCCGAATTCACGCGGGATGGCGGCACCCAGGTATCCATGCTCGGCGAGTGCCGTGATCGTCTCTGGACGCGTGCGCTGCTGCCGATGGGCGTCGTCGGCGAACGGCGCGACGTGCCGCTCGACGAAGGCGCGGAACTCCGTGGCGTGTTCGGTGACCGACGCCGTCGTCATCGCATCACTCCACCGGCGCGGGCTGCGGTGCCTTCTTCCGCTCGATGAACGCGCACATCGCGTGGATCGTGCGGAAGTTGTCCAATTCGAGGTCTTCGTTGTCGATCTCGATGCCGAACTCGTGCTCCAGAAAATTGACGAGCTGCAAAGCAAACATGGAGCTGACGAAGCCGAGGCTGAAGATGTCATCTTGCTCGGCGAGCTCGTACCCCGGGAAAAAGCGTGCGAGATAGGATGCGATTTTCTGTTTGGATTCCATGTCTTCTCACTCGTAGGAGAAAAAGCCTCGGCCGGATTTCCTGCCCCAAAGACCCGCGTCCACCATCTTTTTGAGGAGCGGGCAGGGGCGGTACTTGTCATCGTTGAAGTTCTCGTAGAGGACCTCGATCGAGTACAAAATCGTGTCGAGTCCGATGAGATCCGCCG encodes:
- a CDS encoding HAD-IIIC family phosphatase, whose translation is MTQEMVAPRDDKKKAVKCVVWDLDNTLWDGVLLEDRNVQVRSAVVDVLRTLDERGILHSIASRNDHATAMAKLRELGLENYFLHPQIHWNEKSSSVKAVAEALNIGIDTIAFVDDQPFERDEVRFSLPAVRCIDAAEVSSMPQLPEMNPRFVTNDSRMRRQMYLADITRKEVEDGHQGSPDDFLASLNMRFTIARAVEDDLQRAEELTLRTNQLNATGYTYSYEELNAFRTSTTHDLYIAGLDDKYGTYGKIGLALVERGSEVHTLKLLLMSCRVMSRGVGTVLLNHIIRRAHSAGVRLRAEFVSTDRNRVMYVTYKFAGFREVHKEGGVSILENDYSRIQDFPPYMHVVVDD
- a CDS encoding acyl-CoA dehydrogenase family protein; translation: MTTASVTEHATEFRAFVERHVAPFADDAHRQQRTRPETITALAEHGYLGAAIPREFGGRGYGALALGILAGELGRGCSSLRSLLTVHTMVAQSILRWGSRAQKETWLPRLASGTTLGALALSEPNVGSDAKSVQTRAVVEGDDVVLTGHKTWTTYGQLAHLFLVFARSEEGPSAYLVERDTPGLSVAPIEDLLGIRASMTASLRFDGCRVPRDRMVGRPGLGTSHVAAAALDSGRYTVAWGCVGILEACLEASIAYTRDREQFGVALREHQLVRQKITDMMTGYHAAKALCVEAGTLRETRDPRAMAQTSIAKYFASTAAMRAATDAVQLHGANGCSGDYPLQRYLGDAKIMEIIEGSSQIQQITIAEYGYQDYAAAPRREGTAPWRQP
- a CDS encoding acyl carrier protein, whose translation is MESKQKIASYLARFFPGYELAEQDDIFSLGFVSSMFALQLVNFLEHEFGIEIDNEDLELDNFRTIHAMCAFIERKKAPQPAPVE